The Lolium rigidum isolate FL_2022 unplaced genomic scaffold, APGP_CSIRO_Lrig_0.1 contig_62246_1, whole genome shotgun sequence genome has a window encoding:
- the LOC124681960 gene encoding wall-associated receptor kinase 4-like: MSTSLFLLPALLLAAAAATTKTVESLTVAPGCPASCGSVDIPYPFGIGSGCFRKGFEIECINNGPVLAGTTLQVVHLSVDPAESQVMLPVVWQCYNASSSGEAEDYSNGETGMKKDGVYRISSTHNMLVVLGCNTFGFTASARADGGSAAYIKGCMSYCNNSASAEDGMCAGVGCCHVDIPSGLTESYFKFWAYDHSAMMDYSPCDYVFLVDRTNYTFRRSDLLMDRNRTSPVRLDWAIRNNDAMSGAVLSCSDAAKSTTDPEYACISDHSECVESVNGPGYRCSCSDGYEGNPYLVNGCTRFWPSSTMPPSTSRVNVWLKSLKGWDRKLMAVVIAAVIWGIGKSTNLACFRKKWPVEPIYVKEHAKDQLRWLAKLVERVAVEVFGTRGSWATWIPRISM, encoded by the exons ATGTCGACCTCATTATTCTTGCTTCCCGCTCTGCTactggcggcggcagcagccacaACCAAGACAGTCGAGAGCCTCACCGTGGCTCCTGGTTGTCCGGCGAGCTGCGGCAGCGTGGACATCCCCTACCCTTTCGGCATCGGCAGCGGCTGCTTCCGCAAGGGCTTCGAGATCGAATGCATCAACAACGGCCCTGTGCTCGCCGGCACCACCCTTCAGGTGGTGCACCTTTCGGTGGATCCTGCAGAGTCGCAGGTGATGCTCCCCGTCGTGTGGCAGTGCTATAACGCCTCGAGTTCAGGGGAAGCCGAGGACTACAGCAATGGCGAGACAGGTATGAAGAAGGACGGCGTGTACCGCATCTCCAGCACGCACAACATGCTCGTCGTCCTCGGCTGTAACACCTTTGGATTCACGGCGAGCGCGAGGGCCGACGGCGGCAGCGCGGCCTACATCAAGGGGTGCATGTCCTACTGCAACAACTCGGCGAGCGCCGAGGACGGGATGTGCGCCGGCGTCGGGTGCTGCCACGTCGACATCCCGTCGGGGCTCACCGAGAGCTACTTCAAGTTCTGGGCGTACGATCACTCGGCCATGATGGACTACAGCCCCTGCGACTACGTATTCCTCGTCGACAGGACCAACTACACCTTCAGGCGCTCCGACCTGCTCATGGACAGGAACCGGACCTCGCCGGTGCGGCTAGACTGGGCCATCCGCAACAATGATGCTATGTCAGGCGCCGTATTGTCGTGCTCCGACGCGGCCAAGAGCACCACCGATCCGGAGTACGCCTGCATCAGCGATCACAGTGAGTGCGTCGAGTCCGTCAATGGGCCTGGGTACAGGTGCAGCTGCTCCGATGGCTACGAGGGTAACCCCTACCTTGTCAACGGGTGCACCAGGTTTTGGCCCAGCTCCACTATGCCGCCGAGTACA AGCCGTGTTAATGTGTGGCTCAAAAGTTTGAAAGGTTGGGATAGGAAACTGATGGCTGTGGTGATTGCAGCTGTTATCTGGGGGATCGGGAAGTCAACGAACCTAGCATGCTTTCGGAAGAAATGGCCTGTTGAACCAATCTAT GTGAAGGAACACGCAAAGGATCAACTACGGTGGCTCGCAAAGCTGGTGGAGCGGGTCGCCGTTGAAGTGTTCGGCACGAGGGGGAGCTGGGCGACATGGATTCCAAGAATATCGATGTAG